In Wenyingzhuangia fucanilytica, the following are encoded in one genomic region:
- a CDS encoding TPM domain-containing protein, with product MLKYITKLVLGLAFFTTIFVQAQEPLAKKETTFKGVYDYAHILSNQEVQALSQKLIRYSDTTSTQIAIATIKSLNGQDIAMLATEKAHEWGIGQKGKDNGVFILIAPNERKIHIATGYGVEHLLTDYLSKQIIDDIISPNFKRQQYFNGLNQATDVIIKVLAGEYKADAKKNSKGKGNLFIIILIVGGIIFIMSRSNNSGKGNGGSNNRGGGLDSSDIFTAILLGSMGSSRGYRGGSSGGFGGGGFSGGGFGGGGFGGGGASGGW from the coding sequence ATGTTAAAATACATCACAAAGCTAGTCCTTGGACTGGCTTTTTTTACAACAATATTTGTACAAGCTCAGGAACCACTAGCTAAAAAGGAAACTACTTTTAAAGGAGTTTACGATTATGCTCATATTTTATCTAACCAAGAAGTACAAGCTTTATCACAAAAATTAATTAGATATAGCGATACTACTTCTACTCAAATAGCCATCGCAACCATTAAAAGTTTAAATGGTCAGGATATTGCCATGCTGGCTACAGAAAAAGCTCATGAGTGGGGAATTGGCCAAAAAGGTAAAGACAATGGAGTTTTTATATTAATAGCTCCTAACGAAAGAAAAATTCATATCGCTACTGGTTACGGTGTTGAGCACTTGCTTACAGATTATTTAAGCAAACAAATTATTGATGATATTATTAGTCCTAACTTTAAAAGACAACAATATTTTAATGGTTTAAACCAAGCTACGGATGTTATTATTAAAGTTTTGGCAGGCGAATACAAAGCCGATGCTAAAAAAAATAGCAAAGGAAAAGGAAACCTTTTTATCATCATTCTTATTGTTGGTGGTATTATATTTATTATGAGCAGAAGTAACAATTCTGGAAAAGGAAACGGAGGCTCTAACAACCGTGGCGGAGGCTTAGATTCATCTGATATTTTTACTGCTATTTTATTAGGTAGCATGGGAAGTAGCAGAGGTTACCGAGGAGGCTCTTCTGGCGGATTTGGCGGAGGTGGTTTCTCTGGCGGAGGCTTTGGAGGTGGAGGCTTCGGTGGTGGTGGTGCCAGCGGTGGTTGGTAA
- a CDS encoding MerR family transcriptional regulator produces the protein MHIELPKKRYYKIGEVANAFGVTSSMIRYWEQEFDMIKPKKNSKGDRMFTETDIENFKLIYHLAKEQGYSLEGVRKKLREKPKETITNAKIISRLESIKTELIKIKNQL, from the coding sequence ATGCATATAGAACTACCCAAAAAAAGGTATTATAAAATAGGCGAAGTAGCCAATGCTTTTGGCGTTACTTCATCAATGATACGCTATTGGGAACAAGAGTTTGATATGATTAAGCCTAAAAAAAACAGCAAAGGTGACAGAATGTTTACCGAGACTGATATAGAAAACTTTAAGTTAATTTATCACCTAGCCAAAGAGCAAGGTTATTCTTTAGAAGGTGTTCGCAAAAAACTCCGCGAAAAACCTAAAGAAACCATTACCAATGCTAAAATCATTAGCAGATTAGAAAGCATCAAAACCGAGTTGATTAAAATTAAAAATCAACTATAA
- a CDS encoding Bax inhibitor-1/YccA family protein — MNPFTIESSSVKEAAFMNKVYAWMSGALLITAFVSWWAATTPAFFQLLYHVDGAGNIIGVNQVVFYGTIIAELGLVVWLSARIQQMTAERASLLFVLYAVLNGVTMSSIFIIYTSSSIASTFFITAGTFGAMSLYGYTTKKDLTSWGNLLFMALIGVIIATVVNMFLQSAALYWILNYVGVAVFVGLTAYDTQKIKRMANHLDSEENAKKGAVMGALTLYLDFINLFLYLLRLFGDRK; from the coding sequence ATGAACCCATTTACTATTGAAAGCAGCTCGGTTAAAGAAGCTGCATTTATGAACAAAGTATACGCTTGGATGAGTGGCGCTTTGTTAATTACTGCATTTGTATCGTGGTGGGCAGCCACTACCCCAGCATTTTTTCAACTATTATATCATGTTGATGGTGCAGGAAATATTATTGGTGTTAATCAAGTAGTTTTTTATGGAACTATAATTGCCGAACTAGGTTTGGTAGTATGGTTATCTGCTAGAATTCAACAAATGACTGCCGAAAGAGCTAGTTTACTTTTTGTGTTATATGCCGTTTTAAACGGTGTAACCATGTCATCTATATTTATTATTTACACCTCTAGTTCTATTGCCTCAACCTTTTTTATTACAGCAGGTACTTTTGGAGCTATGAGTTTATATGGATACACAACCAAAAAAGATTTAACTAGTTGGGGTAACTTGCTATTTATGGCTTTAATTGGAGTTATTATTGCTACCGTTGTAAACATGTTTTTACAATCTGCAGCATTATATTGGATATTAAACTATGTAGGAGTTGCTGTTTTTGTTGGTTTAACTGCTTATGACACGCAAAAAATAAAAAGAATGGCCAACCATTTAGATTCTGAAGAGAACGCTAAAAAAGGAGCTGTTATGGGAGCATTAACGCTTTATTTAGATTTCATCAACCTATTTTTATACTTACTACGTTTGTTTGGAGATAGAAAATAA
- a CDS encoding AMP-binding protein, which produces MSNFNIHPSFSLNGETFNTQLELILYSESLSNELYWFLQEWFSDSDTLIVKTSGSTGVPKLVAIRKEFMRNSAKATGTFFNLGADTKALCCLSVNYIAGKMMVIRALELGWNLDIIEPVSNPLEDVFDEYDFCAMVPMQVQNSLWDLHLVKKLLIGGGVVSQTLQENLQSLSTQCFASYGMTETVTHIAIRKLNYFKDATLTMPEQNISTPLDDQVLADDSNSKSLIQNDVVSAQSDEQKRKVTKDEVFERSREADTENELDIRTKTNNVYQLLPNITISQDNRGCLVIDAPLLSDEKVITNDIIKQHSATEFEWLGRYDNVINSGGVKLHPEQIEKELSKVITQRFFVTGIPDETLGEKLILVIEGENKEYDFNTLSLSKYEIPKQIYFVNEFVETETKKIQRKKTLDLISFKPQ; this is translated from the coding sequence ATGTCAAATTTTAATATTCACCCTTCATTTTCTTTAAATGGAGAAACTTTTAATACTCAATTAGAGTTGATATTGTATTCAGAAAGTTTGTCCAATGAATTGTATTGGTTTTTACAAGAATGGTTTTCAGATTCAGATACCTTAATAGTAAAAACATCTGGGTCTACAGGTGTGCCTAAGTTGGTGGCTATTAGAAAAGAGTTTATGAGAAATTCTGCCAAAGCTACAGGAACTTTTTTCAATTTGGGAGCAGATACCAAAGCTCTATGTTGTTTATCGGTAAATTATATTGCAGGTAAAATGATGGTGATTCGTGCTTTGGAGTTGGGATGGAATTTAGATATTATAGAACCTGTTAGCAATCCGTTAGAAGATGTTTTTGACGAATATGATTTTTGTGCTATGGTGCCCATGCAGGTACAAAATAGTTTGTGGGATTTGCATTTGGTTAAAAAGTTATTGATCGGTGGGGGAGTAGTGTCACAAACTTTACAAGAGAATTTGCAAAGTTTGTCTACTCAATGTTTTGCTTCTTATGGAATGACAGAAACTGTTACTCATATTGCAATTAGAAAATTGAATTATTTTAAGGATGCTACTTTAACTATGCCAGAACAAAACATCTCGACTCCGCTCGATGACCAAGTTTTGGCAGATGATAGTAATTCTAAGAGTCTAATTCAGAATGATGTTGTTTCTGCTCAATCTGATGAGCAAAAGAGAAAAGTGACTAAAGATGAGGTCTTCGAGCGTAGTCGAGAAGCAGACACCGAAAATGAACTAGATATCAGAACTAAAACCAATAATGTATATCAATTATTACCCAACATCACCATTTCTCAAGACAATAGAGGCTGTTTGGTAATTGATGCTCCATTGTTATCCGATGAAAAAGTAATTACAAACGATATTATTAAACAACACTCAGCTACTGAGTTTGAATGGTTAGGTCGTTATGATAACGTAATTAATTCTGGAGGAGTAAAATTGCATCCAGAACAAATAGAAAAAGAATTGTCTAAAGTGATAACTCAGCGATTTTTTGTGACAGGAATACCAGATGAAACTTTAGGAGAAAAATTAATATTGGTAATAGAGGGAGAAAATAAAGAGTATGATTTTAATACTTTGTCTTTATCTAAATATGAAATACCGAAACAGATTTATTTTGTAAATGAGTTTGTAGAAACAGAAACAAAAAAAATCCAACGTAAAAAAACGTTGGATTTGATAAGTTTTAAACCTCAATAA
- a CDS encoding GSCFA domain-containing protein translates to MTSFRTEIKLASQQQNVLDHQSKVLLLGSCFSENIGNKLSYYQFNTVINPFGTLFSPTAIAKVLEDTVNEKTYIESELIKQGEFFHSLHHHSDLSGLATVEVIANIHKAQQKCLAQLKSATHVVITLGTSWVYGHLLSNQLVANCHKIPQTEFDKRMLSLQEIEVALEDITKNIRKVNSSTQIIFTVSPVRHTKDGLIENSLSKAQLLTATHKIKESHNVAYFGSYEIMMDDLRDYRFYESDMIHPNEVAINYIWEQFSKVWISEKAQSYFKRIASVQQSKLHKPFQENSVSHQEFLKKLAVKQSQLEKELNVKF, encoded by the coding sequence ATGACAAGTTTTAGAACAGAAATAAAATTAGCATCCCAACAACAAAATGTTTTAGATCATCAATCTAAGGTTTTGTTGTTGGGATCTTGCTTTTCTGAAAACATAGGAAATAAACTTTCTTATTATCAATTCAATACTGTTATAAATCCTTTTGGAACCTTGTTTAGTCCTACCGCTATTGCTAAGGTTTTAGAAGATACGGTTAACGAAAAAACGTATATAGAAAGTGAATTGATAAAACAGGGAGAATTTTTTCATTCTTTACACCATCATTCCGATTTGTCTGGCTTGGCTACTGTTGAGGTGATAGCAAACATTCATAAAGCTCAACAAAAGTGTTTAGCTCAGTTAAAATCAGCTACACATGTTGTCATAACTTTAGGAACTTCTTGGGTGTATGGTCATTTATTGAGTAATCAGTTGGTGGCAAATTGTCATAAAATTCCACAAACGGAATTTGACAAACGTATGTTGTCTTTACAAGAAATAGAGGTGGCTTTAGAGGATATTACTAAAAATATCAGAAAAGTAAATTCATCAACCCAAATTATTTTTACGGTAAGTCCTGTTAGACATACTAAAGATGGATTGATTGAAAATTCATTAAGCAAAGCACAGCTATTAACTGCCACACATAAAATTAAAGAAAGCCATAATGTGGCTTATTTTGGAAGTTATGAAATCATGATGGATGATTTACGAGATTATAGATTTTACGAATCGGACATGATTCATCCAAACGAAGTAGCTATCAATTATATTTGGGAACAATTTTCTAAGGTATGGATTAGCGAAAAAGCACAAAGTTATTTTAAAAGAATAGCCTCTGTACAGCAAAGTAAATTGCATAAACCTTTTCAAGAAAATTCGGTATCACATCAGGAGTTTTTAAAAAAGTTGGCAGTAAAACAATCACAATTAGAAAAAGAATTAAATGTCAAATTTTAA
- a CDS encoding TPM domain-containing protein, with protein MSKTKPFFTETEEQQIVAAIQKAEKNTSGEIRVHIEPTFKGEDVMSRAITVFNDLKMFETDARNGVLFYVATEDKQFVILGDDGINEVVPDLFWETTKNKVINQFKQGQFAQGLIDGIKEAGNQLKTYFKYQSDDTNELSDEISKG; from the coding sequence ATGAGTAAAACCAAACCGTTTTTTACCGAAACCGAAGAACAACAAATTGTTGCTGCTATACAAAAAGCAGAAAAAAATACTTCTGGAGAAATTAGAGTTCATATAGAACCTACTTTTAAAGGAGAAGATGTAATGAGTAGAGCTATTACTGTTTTTAACGATTTAAAAATGTTTGAGACAGATGCCAGAAATGGCGTTTTATTTTACGTTGCTACAGAAGACAAACAATTTGTGATTTTAGGTGATGATGGTATAAACGAAGTTGTACCAGATTTATTTTGGGAAACCACTAAAAACAAAGTTATTAATCAATTTAAGCAAGGACAATTTGCTCAAGGATTGATCGACGGTATTAAAGAAGCAGGAAATCAATTAAAAACCTACTTTAAATATCAAAGTGATGATACCAACGAATTGTCTGACGAAATATCAAAAGGATAA
- a CDS encoding nuclear transport factor 2 family protein: MTKIVSTPNCGNSPKMAFLKDFNIAFAQGNIAFLLESVSDDIIWNMVGKQKIVGKEDFTKALAKMKDFKARELILEQILTHGKEGAASGQLKMDGNKTYAFSDFYLFNGAKGEKIKQITSYLIEV; this comes from the coding sequence ATGACTAAAATTGTTTCAACTCCAAATTGTGGAAATTCGCCTAAAATGGCATTTCTAAAAGATTTTAATATTGCTTTTGCTCAAGGAAACATAGCGTTTTTGCTTGAAAGTGTAAGCGATGATATTATTTGGAATATGGTTGGAAAACAAAAAATAGTTGGAAAAGAAGACTTTACCAAAGCATTAGCTAAAATGAAAGATTTTAAAGCTAGGGAATTAATTCTTGAGCAAATATTAACTCATGGTAAAGAAGGAGCTGCTAGCGGACAGTTAAAAATGGACGGAAATAAAACCTATGCCTTTTCTGATTTTTATCTTTTTAACGGAGCTAAAGGAGAAAAAATTAAACAAATTACCTCTTACCTTATTGAGGTTTAA
- a CDS encoding sensor histidine kinase: MNIRTWIIIIINSLLFVVVISLSTSFYNQFEKTLDEKILSQLSSIERLKRVQIEKYLDSEWYHFTEIREDSLHNIDLDDLKKLPFTIDKTGMYDFTSISKNGSLTLGFVKIKNKAITSLKIIPGDNIQQILLERTGMGKSGETYLVGTDYKLRSASRFFPNKPPFKIEANTKSVKNAFNNVLKNGIYKDYRDIPVYSAYHRIDISNIHWAILSEMDVTEVMLPLQAMKMKLLLIACSILIIALLLGIYFTQFISTPLKTMETQLLAMTEGNYNVSIGRKTHFKEINDILKALNSLKKSLTRAITFSQEVGEMKLDSNYRPKSEADVLGNSLVKMKDKLVEYQHKVAQANTNKKRILIEGQETERKRLAQELHDGIGPLLTSLRFFVENMEIDIEEKEKMKSLIDHTIAEIRRMTYALMPPSLIDFGVGETLKTFVKLIKNTTNLDIDFNNSIKNKHSKINTNIAISVFRISQELINNSVKHAQAEKIRISITEFDDYLSIFYFDDGIGYDTETVNLGSGIINIKERVEILNGSITFECEPQNSNVEIEIPLTHE, encoded by the coding sequence ATGAACATTAGAACTTGGATTATCATTATTATAAATTCACTACTTTTTGTAGTTGTAATTTCTTTATCTACATCATTTTACAATCAGTTTGAAAAAACATTAGACGAGAAAATATTATCTCAACTAAGCTCAATTGAACGACTAAAAAGAGTTCAGATTGAAAAATATTTAGATTCTGAATGGTATCATTTTACCGAAATTAGAGAAGACTCTTTACACAATATTGACCTTGATGATTTAAAAAAACTTCCTTTTACTATTGATAAAACGGGGATGTATGATTTTACATCAATTTCTAAAAATGGATCTTTAACCCTTGGCTTTGTAAAAATCAAAAACAAAGCCATCACAAGTCTAAAAATTATTCCTGGTGATAATATTCAACAAATTTTATTAGAGCGAACAGGAATGGGTAAAAGTGGTGAAACCTATTTGGTAGGAACTGATTACAAATTAAGATCAGCCTCTAGATTTTTCCCTAATAAACCACCATTTAAAATTGAAGCCAATACTAAAAGTGTTAAAAATGCTTTTAATAATGTTCTAAAAAACGGTATTTATAAAGATTATAGAGATATTCCTGTTTATAGTGCTTATCACCGTATTGATATTTCTAACATTCACTGGGCTATTTTATCAGAAATGGATGTAACAGAAGTAATGTTACCATTACAAGCCATGAAAATGAAATTATTATTAATAGCTTGTTCAATTCTTATCATCGCGCTTTTATTAGGAATCTACTTTACTCAATTCATTTCCACGCCTTTAAAAACAATGGAAACTCAATTGTTAGCCATGACAGAAGGAAACTACAATGTTAGCATTGGTAGAAAAACCCACTTTAAAGAAATTAACGATATTTTAAAAGCTTTAAATTCTTTAAAAAAATCTTTAACCAGAGCCATTACTTTTTCTCAAGAAGTTGGAGAAATGAAATTAGACAGTAACTACAGACCAAAATCTGAAGCTGATGTTCTTGGAAATTCATTGGTGAAGATGAAAGATAAATTAGTAGAATATCAACATAAAGTAGCACAAGCCAATACCAATAAAAAAAGAATTTTAATTGAAGGGCAAGAAACAGAAAGAAAAAGATTAGCACAAGAATTACATGATGGTATTGGACCTTTATTAACCAGCCTTAGATTTTTTGTAGAAAACATGGAAATTGATATTGAGGAAAAAGAAAAAATGAAATCCTTAATAGATCATACCATTGCCGAAATTAGAAGAATGACATACGCATTGATGCCTCCATCTTTAATAGATTTTGGTGTTGGAGAAACCCTAAAAACTTTTGTTAAACTAATCAAAAACACTACTAATCTTGATATTGATTTTAACAACTCAATTAAAAACAAACACTCAAAAATAAATACCAATATTGCTATTTCTGTTTTTAGAATAAGTCAAGAATTGATTAACAACAGTGTGAAACACGCCCAAGCAGAAAAAATTAGAATTTCTATTACTGAGTTTGATGATTATTTATCTATTTTTTATTTTGATGATGGCATAGGTTATGATACAGAAACTGTTAATTTAGGTTCTGGTATTATTAATATTAAAGAAAGAGTAGAAATATTAAATGGTTCTATTACTTTTGAATGTGAACCGCAAAATTCTAATGTTGAAATTGAAATTCCATTAACTCATGAGTAA
- a CDS encoding LemA family protein produces MKKIVKYLVICIAAISLSSCGYNGMVSAQEAATGQWANVESSYQRRADLIPNLVATVKGYASHEKETLTEVINARAKATSVTIDANNLSAANIAKYQEAQQGLSGALNKLMVVAERYPDLKASQQFTGLQSQLEGTENRINVERNRFNNMVINYNTMIRKFPKNITANLFGFDKMEYFKADPSASKAPEVKF; encoded by the coding sequence ATGAAAAAAATTGTAAAATATTTAGTGATTTGTATCGCTGCAATCTCTTTAAGTTCTTGCGGATACAATGGTATGGTTAGCGCTCAAGAAGCTGCTACAGGACAATGGGCAAACGTAGAAAGTTCTTATCAACGTAGAGCCGATTTAATTCCAAACTTAGTAGCTACTGTAAAAGGATACGCTAGCCACGAAAAAGAAACTTTAACCGAAGTAATAAACGCAAGAGCCAAAGCAACATCAGTAACCATTGATGCTAATAATTTATCTGCTGCCAATATTGCCAAATACCAAGAAGCACAACAAGGTTTAAGTGGTGCTTTAAATAAATTAATGGTAGTTGCAGAAAGGTATCCAGACTTAAAAGCAAGTCAACAATTTACTGGTTTGCAATCTCAGTTAGAAGGAACAGAAAACAGAATTAATGTAGAGCGTAACCGTTTTAACAACATGGTCATAAATTATAACACCATGATTAGAAAGTTTCCTAAAAACATTACAGCAAACTTATTTGGATTTGACAAAATGGAATACTTTAAAGCTGATCCATCTGCTAGTAAAGCTCCTGAAGTAAAATTTTAA
- the alaS gene encoding alanine--tRNA ligase, translating into MKSQDIRKTFLEFFESKQHKTVPSAPMVLKDDPTLMFVNAGMVPFKEFFLGQRKIVNSRVTDSQKCLRVSGKHNDLEEVGIDTYHHTLFEMLGNWSFGDYFKKEAIAWSWELLTEVYKIDKDILYVTIFEGDDSEGLIKDSEAYEMWKEFVPEDRILLGNKKDNFWEMGAQGPCGPCSEIHVDIRSAEEKAKIPGKDLVNMDHPQVVEIWNLVFIQFNRKADGSLENLPNKHIDTGMGFERLCMVLQGVQSNYDTDVFTPLIHELESKTSVEYGKSEEIDIALRVISDHVRAVAFAIADGQLPSSTGAGYVIRRILRRAIRYGFTFLNQKEAFIYQLVEVLSNQMGEFFPEITTQKQLVMNVIKEEESSFLRTLGQGLGLLDNVIAETKGKEVSGDKAFELYDTFGFPIDLTALILSEKGYSLNESEFEAALEKQKNRSRAAAEMDMDDWVILKEDSEQEFVGYDYLETNVKITRYRKVTSKKDGELYQLVFNLTPFYPEGGGQVGDRGFLEASNGDVLHIIDTKKENNLVMHIAKDLPLNTTDSFKAVVDAKNRELSNNNHSATHLLHQALRAVLGTHVEQKGSLVNAKHLRFDFSHFSKVTAEEVEEIEAFVNARIREKLDLQEFRNIPMQEAVDKGAMALFGEKYGDTVRMIQFGNSKELCGGTHVANTGNIWHLKITSESAVAAGVRRIEAITGDVAKDFFTKQDKSLVAVKQTLKNAKDPVKAIVSLQDENAALKKEIESLLKEKAKNIKGNLKANIQEVNGINFLATRIDMNAGAIKDIAHELGGEVENLFFFAGAENDGKATLTSYIAKNLVEEKGYDAGKIVRELGKLIQGGGGGQKFFATAGGKNPEGLSEAIEKVKEYL; encoded by the coding sequence ATGAAATCTCAGGATATTAGAAAGACATTTTTAGAATTTTTTGAATCTAAACAGCATAAAACAGTACCATCTGCACCTATGGTTTTAAAGGATGATCCTACGTTAATGTTTGTAAATGCAGGTATGGTTCCTTTTAAAGAATTCTTTTTAGGACAACGTAAAATTGTCAACTCAAGAGTTACAGATTCACAAAAATGTTTGAGAGTTTCTGGTAAACATAATGATTTAGAAGAGGTAGGAATTGATACATATCACCATACTTTGTTCGAAATGTTAGGAAACTGGTCTTTTGGAGATTACTTTAAAAAAGAAGCAATTGCTTGGTCTTGGGAGCTATTAACCGAAGTTTATAAAATAGATAAAGACATTTTATATGTTACTATTTTTGAAGGTGATGACTCTGAAGGGTTAATTAAAGATTCTGAAGCTTATGAAATGTGGAAAGAATTTGTGCCTGAAGACAGAATTTTATTAGGAAATAAAAAAGATAATTTCTGGGAAATGGGAGCACAAGGACCTTGTGGACCTTGTTCAGAAATTCATGTTGATATCCGTTCTGCCGAGGAAAAAGCAAAAATTCCTGGTAAAGATTTGGTAAACATGGATCACCCACAAGTGGTAGAAATTTGGAACTTGGTATTTATTCAATTCAACAGAAAGGCTGATGGTTCTTTAGAAAATTTACCAAACAAACATATTGATACAGGAATGGGATTTGAACGTCTTTGTATGGTTTTACAAGGAGTTCAATCTAATTATGATACTGATGTATTTACACCGTTAATTCATGAATTAGAGTCTAAGACTAGTGTTGAGTACGGAAAATCAGAAGAAATAGATATTGCTTTACGTGTTATTTCAGATCACGTAAGAGCCGTGGCTTTTGCTATTGCAGATGGTCAATTACCATCTAGTACAGGAGCTGGATATGTAATTAGAAGAATTTTAAGACGTGCTATCCGATATGGATTTACTTTCTTAAATCAAAAAGAGGCATTTATTTATCAATTGGTAGAAGTATTAAGTAATCAAATGGGAGAGTTTTTCCCAGAAATTACTACTCAAAAACAATTGGTAATGAATGTAATTAAAGAAGAAGAATCTTCTTTTTTAAGAACTTTAGGACAAGGATTAGGATTGTTAGATAATGTAATTGCCGAAACCAAAGGAAAAGAAGTTTCTGGTGATAAAGCTTTTGAATTATACGATACTTTTGGATTTCCAATTGATTTAACAGCATTAATTTTAAGCGAAAAAGGTTATTCTTTAAACGAATCTGAATTTGAAGCTGCTTTAGAAAAACAAAAAAATAGATCTAGAGCTGCTGCAGAAATGGATATGGATGACTGGGTAATCTTAAAAGAAGATTCGGAGCAAGAGTTTGTAGGGTATGATTATTTAGAAACCAATGTTAAAATTACCAGATACCGTAAAGTAACTTCTAAAAAAGATGGGGAGTTGTATCAGTTGGTATTTAACTTAACGCCGTTTTATCCAGAAGGAGGAGGTCAAGTTGGTGATAGAGGATTTTTAGAGGCTAGCAATGGTGATGTTTTGCATATTATAGACACTAAAAAGGAAAATAATTTAGTAATGCATATTGCTAAAGATTTACCATTGAACACTACTGATAGTTTTAAAGCAGTGGTAGATGCTAAAAACAGAGAGTTATCTAATAATAATCACTCGGCTACGCACTTATTACATCAGGCATTAAGAGCAGTGTTAGGAACTCATGTTGAGCAAAAAGGTTCTTTGGTAAACGCAAAACATTTACGTTTTGATTTTTCTCATTTTTCTAAAGTAACTGCTGAAGAAGTTGAAGAAATTGAAGCGTTTGTAAATGCTCGTATTCGTGAAAAATTAGATTTACAAGAGTTTAGAAATATTCCAATGCAAGAAGCTGTTGATAAAGGAGCAATGGCGTTGTTTGGCGAAAAATATGGAGATACAGTTCGTATGATTCAGTTTGGAAACTCTAAGGAATTATGTGGAGGTACTCACGTTGCAAATACAGGAAATATTTGGCATTTAAAAATTACTAGCGAAAGTGCAGTAGCGGCTGGGGTAAGAAGAATTGAAGCGATTACAGGTGATGTTGCTAAGGATTTCTTTACCAAACAAGACAAATCTTTAGTAGCTGTAAAACAAACTTTAAAGAATGCAAAAGACCCGGTTAAAGCAATTGTAAGTTTACAAGATGAAAATGCAGCATTAAAGAAAGAAATTGAATCTTTATTAAAAGAAAAAGCTAAAAATATTAAAGGAAACCTAAAAGCAAATATTCAAGAAGTAAACGGAATTAATTTCTTGGCTACTAGAATTGATATGAATGCTGGAGCTATTAAAGATATTGCTCACGAATTAGGAGGAGAGGTAGAAAACTTGTTCTTTTTTGCTGGAGCAGAAAATGATGGAAAAGCTACTTTAACATCATATATTGCTAAAAACTTGGTAGAAGAAAAAGGTTACGATGCTGGTAAAATAGTTCGTGAATTAGGAAAACTAATCCAAGGAGGTGGTGGAGGACAAAAGTTCTTTGCAACTGCAGGGGGTAAAAACCCAGAAGGATTGTCTGAAGCTATTGAAAAAGTAAAAGAATACTTATAA
- a CDS encoding M23 family metallopeptidase codes for MAKAKFYYDSDTLSYQPVEKNTKRVLRNTILYAFAVFLVGLIGFVAFSTILKSPSERATLKELNNLKFNYELLEKRMEESDAILKEIQQRDNNVYRVIFEAKPISDDERSAGFGGVNRYKNLDGFKNSDLVKEATKKMDILAKRLVIQSKSLDEIVKLAKNKSEMLASIPAIQPVANKDLKRMASGYGVRIHPIYKTRRMHWGMDFSAPQGTNIYATGDGVVKSAKKSRKGFGNHVIINHGFEYETTYAHMSTFYVRAGQKVKRGDLIGLVGSTGSSTAPHLHYEVKKGNQKLNPVYFYHNDLTPEEYEAMLVLSSQENQSLD; via the coding sequence ATGGCGAAAGCAAAATTTTATTACGATTCTGATACCCTTTCCTACCAACCTGTAGAAAAGAATACTAAAAGAGTTTTAAGAAACACTATTCTTTATGCTTTTGCTGTATTTTTAGTCGGATTAATTGGTTTTGTTGCCTTTAGTACTATTTTAAAATCTCCATCAGAAAGAGCTACATTAAAAGAATTAAACAATTTAAAGTTTAATTATGAGCTATTAGAAAAGCGAATGGAGGAATCTGATGCCATATTAAAAGAAATTCAACAAAGAGACAATAACGTTTATAGAGTAATTTTTGAAGCAAAACCTATTTCTGATGATGAGCGTAGTGCTGGTTTTGGAGGTGTAAACAGATATAAAAACTTAGATGGGTTTAAAAACAGTGATCTAGTAAAAGAGGCTACCAAAAAAATGGATATTTTGGCCAAACGTTTGGTTATACAATCAAAATCTTTAGATGAAATTGTAAAACTAGCCAAAAACAAATCAGAAATGTTAGCTTCTATTCCTGCTATACAACCCGTAGCTAATAAAGATTTAAAAAGAATGGCTTCTGGTTATGGAGTTAGAATACATCCTATATACAAAACAAGAAGAATGCACTGGGGAATGGACTTTTCTGCACCTCAAGGAACAAATATTTATGCTACTGGAGATGGAGTGGTAAAATCTGCTAAAAAATCTAGAAAAGGTTTTGGAAATCACGTCATCATCAATCATGGATTTGAATACGAAACTACCTATGCACATATGAGTACTTTTTATGTACGTGCTGGACAAAAAGTTAAAAGAGGGGATTTAATTGGTTTGGTTGGTTCTACAGGATCATCTACCGCTCCTCACCTACATTACGAGGTAAAAAAAGGAAATCAAAAACTAAATCCTGTTTACTTTTATCATAATGATTTAACTCCAGAAGAATACGAAGCTATGTTGGTATTATCTTCTCAAGAAAATCAATCTTTAGACTAA